The sequence GTGTCGGCCGAGCGGTCGAGCGACAGGTAGTCGAGCCCGACGTTGACCAGGAAGCCGAGCCGGTCGCCGATCTCCTTGACGATCTTCTCGGCGATCTGCGCCTTGTTGCCGGCCAGCGTCAGCTCGCTGAAGAAGCGGCTCGAATCACGCAGCGCGAACTGGCTGATCTCGTGGATGTTGCGCTCGCCGATGCGCACGTGGCGCGCCTCGAGCCGCAGGCGGGCGCCGTGGCAGGTCGGGCAGGGCTGGTTGTTCAGGTACTTCGACAGCTCCTCGCGCACCGTCACCGAGTCGGTCTCGCGGTAGCGCCGCTCGAGGTTGGGGATGATGCCCTCGAAGCTGTGCGAGCGTTCGAACTTGGTGCCGCGCTCGTTCAGGTAGGTGAAGCGGATCTCCTCCTTGCCCGAGCCCTGCAGCACCACCTGCTGCACCTTGGCGCCGAGTTCGTCCCACGGCGCGTCGACGCTGAAGCCGTAGTGGTCGGCCAGGCTGGCCAGCATCTGGAAGTAGAACTGGTTGCGCTTGTCCCAGCCCTTGATCGCGCCGGCCGCGAGGCTCAGGTGCGGGAAGGCGACCACCCGCTTGGGATCGAAGAACTGGATCGCGCCGAGGCCGTCGCACTTGGGGCAGGCGCCCATCGGGTTGTTGAACGAGAACAGCCGCGGCTCGAGCTCGGGCAGCGAGTAGCTGCATACCGGGCAGGCGAACTTGGCGGAGAACCAGTGCTCCTTGCCGCCGTCCATCTCGACCGCGATGGCGCGGCCGTCGGCGTGGCGCAGCGCGGTCTCGAACGACTCGGCCAGGCGCTGCTTGAGGTCTTCGCGCACCTTGAGCCGGTCGACCACCACCTCGATGGTGTGCTTCTTGTTCTTGTCGAGCTTCGGTACCGCGTCGAGCTCGTGCACCTCGCCATCGACGCGGACCCGGACGAAGCCCTGGGCGCGCAGCTCGTCGAACAGGTCGAGGTTCTCGCCCTTCTTGCCGATGATCACCGGCGCCAGCACCATCAGCTTGGTTTCTTCGGGCAGCGCCAGCACGTGGTCGACCATCTGGCTGACGGTCTGCGACTCGAGCGGCTGGTTGTGGTCGGGGCAGTACGGCGTGCCGACGCGCGCGTACAGCAGGCGCAGGTAGTCGTGGATCTCGGTGACGGTGCCCACCGTCGAGCGCGGGTTGTGGCTGGTCGCCTTCTGCTCGATCGAGATCGCCGGGCTCAGGCCCTCGATCAGGTCGACGTCGGGCTTCTCCATCAGCTGCAGGAACTGGCGCGCGTAGGCCGACAGCGATTCGACGTAGCGGCGCTGGCCCTCGGCATACAGCGTGTCGAACGCCAGCGAGGACTTGCCCGAGCCCGACAGACCGGTGATCACGATCAGCTGGTGGCGCGGCAGGTCGAGATTGACGTTCTTCAGATTGTGCGTGCGGGCGCCGCGGATGCGGATCAGATTGTTCGGGTCAGCAGGGCGGTAGCTCATGGCCGGCTCGGGATGCGTGAAGGGCAATCGGCGAGTTTACCGGAGTTGGTTGGCCGCAGTGAAACCGGCCTTGCAGACTGCTGACAAGACAGGACAGGAGCACGGCCGGGACGGGTGGCGGCTCCGCGCCGCGGCCATCCCGGCAGGAAATGCGGCGGCCGCCGCGGGGGCCTCCGCGACGGCAGATCGCCCGGCCGGAATTCGGCCGGGCGATCAAGCGGGCCGCGACTGCAGGATCAGGCCCAGCTGAAGGTTCCGGTCCCGCCGAAGGCCCCGACCTGGATGCTCAGGCCGCCGCCGACCAGGACCCCGACGACCGCGCCGTTTTTCCAGAACGCGATTTCGGTGTGTACCGGGTTGGTCTGGAACGCAAAGCTCACCTCGCCGATCAATTCCTCCGGCGACGCCATGTTGCCGGCCAGCCATACCGCTCCGCCGCCCAGCCCCACGCCCCAGACGTCGGCCTTGAAGACCACCTTCTTGCCGTTGTCGAAATTCAGGGTCGGATTCGAATAGATCCAGGAGTGGATGAAAGCCGAGGCGATGGCGAACATGCCCGTGGCATTGAGGAAGGAGCCTAGCTCCTTGGCGGCTTCGGAAACCGTACCGGCGGCCCTGGCCTGGTTGGACAAGGCGGTCAGTTGCTGCTTCTCGGCCAGCGCCTTGCGGGCGGTTTCCTGCGCTTGGACGATCTGTTCCTGCGTGGGTGTGGACATTTGTTCCTCCTGGCTTGCAATCTGGTTGAAGTATCTGAAAAGAACGAGGCGGCGCCTGGAGCGCCGCCGCTTCAAGCTTAGAAACAGGTTCCTGGCCCGATCAACCTGACAGAGTTACATGCCGAATGCCGGCCGGACCGCAGGATCGGCGGCGGCAACGGCATCCACGGCCAGCTTTGCTAAAATCCCGCCTTTCCTCGCCAATCCTCCTCCCGGAACCGGATGTCCCCGCTCGAACTCCGCGCCTCTGCCGGCCTGGCCGGCCTCTATGCCCTGCGCATGCTCGGCATGTTCCTGCTGCTGCCGGTGTTCGCGCTGTATGCCCGCCATCTGCCCGGCGGCGACGACCACACCCTGGTCGGCCTCGCCTTCGGCATCTACGGCCTCACCCAGGCCTGCCTGCAGCTGCCGCTGGGCATGCTGTCGGACCGCATCGGCCGCAAGCCGGTGATCTACGCCGGCCTCGCGCTGCTGGCGCTGGGCAGCGTGATCGCCGCCACCGCGCACGACCTGGTCTGGATCGCCATCGGCCGCGCCATCCAGGGCGCCGGCGCGATCTCGGCCGCGATCACCGCGCTGCTGGCCGACCTGACGCGCGAGGAGAACCGCACCAAGGCGATGGCCATGATCGGCGGCTCGATCGGCGCCACCTTCGCCGTCTCGCTGGTGCTGGCGCCGAGCCTGGCGCAGTGGATCGGCCTGTCGGGCATCTTCTGGCTGATCGCCGGGCTGTCGCTGGCCGCCATCGTCGGCGTCTGGCAGATCATTCCCGATCCGTCGCAGAGCCGGTTCCATTCGGACGCCGAAGCCAATCCCAAGCGGCTCGGCGACGTGCTGCGCGACGGCCAGCTCTTGCGGCTGAACTACGGGGTGTTCGCGCTGCACGCGGCGCAGATGGCGCTGTTCGTCACCCTGCCGCTGGTGCTGGAGCAGGCGGCCGGGCTGTCGGCGGCCGAGCACTGGAAGGTCTACCTGCCGGTGATGGCGGCCGGCTTCGTGCTGATGGTGCCGGCGGTGATCGTCGGCGAGACCCGCAACAAGCTCAAGCAGGTGTTCCTCGGCGCGGTGCTGCTGATGCTGGCGGCCCAGCTCGGCATGGCGGCGCGGCTCGACACGCTGCCGGTCATCCTTGGCTGGCTGGCGCTGTACTTCATCGCCTTCAACGTGCTCGAGGCGACCCAGCCCAGCCTGATCTCCAAGATCGCGCCGGCCGACGCCAAGGGCACCGCGATGGGCGTCTACAACACCACCCAGGCGCTCGGCTTCGCTGTCGGTTCAGCGGTCGGCGGCTGGCTCTACCACCGTGCCGGCACGCTGCCGGTGCACCTGTTCTGCGCCGCGCTGATCGGCGTCTGGGCGCTGGTCACGCTGGGCCTGAAGCCGCCCATGCCGGTCCGGACGATGATGTACCATATCGACGATGCGCTGCTCAGCGGTAACACTGAGCTAGGCGGCGACGCCGAGCCGGGCGGCAAGGCCGCAGGGCCGGGCGACGCCACCGAGCTGGCCCGCCGGCTCGGCAGCCTGGCCGGCGTGCGCGAGGCGGTGGTGATCGCCGAGGAAGGCGTGGCCTACCTCAAGGTGCTGCGCGAAGGCTGGGACGAAGCCGGCGCGCGGCGCCTCCTGGGCCTGCCGCAGACCGCCCCGGACGCCTGATCCCCCGCATTCCCCCAATTTGCCGCGAGGCTGCGCACGACGCAGCCCCGCCCGACCCCGAACCGGAGAATTACCCCATGGCATCGCTCAACAAAGTCCTGCTCATCGGCAACCTGGGACGCGACCCCGAAATGCGCTACATGCCCGACGGCGCCGCCATCTGCAATTTCAGCATCGCCACCACCGAGACCTGGAAGGACAAGAACAGCGGTCAGAAGCAGGAAAAGACCGAGTGGCACAATATCGTGATGTACCGCCGCCTGGCCGAGATCGCCGGCCAGTACCTGAAGAAGGGCAGCTCGGTCTACATCGAGGGCCGCCTGCAGACGCGCAAGTGGCAGGACAAGAACACCGGGCAGGACCGCTACACCACCGAGATCCTGGCCGACGAGATGAAGATGCTGGGCGGCCGCGCCGGCAGCGGCATGGGCGGCGGCAACGCCGACTACGACCAGTCGCCGCCGAGCTACGGCGGTGGCAACGACTCGCCGGCTCCGGCCCCGCGCGGCGGCGGCATGGGTGGCGGGATGGGCGGCGGCAACCAAGGCGGCGGCCAATCGCGGCCGGCGCCGCAGAAGCCGCAGAGCTTCGACGATTTCGAGGACGACATCCCGTTCTGATCGCGTACCGGCCGGCTACGCGCCGGACAAAGGAAACGCCCTGCATCCACAGGGCGTTTTTCGTTTGCGGGCAAGCCTGCTGGCGTTCCGGCCACGAACAGGCGACGCCGCGACGGATCCGGCGCCGGCCCTATCGCTTGAGGATCTGGTCGCAGTGGCCGCCGATCGATTCGGCCGCCATGGCGCTGGTGCCGCCCTTGGCGGCCTGCATGCATTCGGCGAATGCGTCCTCCTTCGTCCTGGGCCGCTCGCACAGGCCCTTCAATCTCGCGTTTTCCTCGATCAGCACCTGGTTCTGCCTGATCAGGTGATCGACACGTTCCCGATCCGACAAGGGCGCCGTCGGCTGGTCGGCAGCCATGGCGATCGCGGACAGCAAAGCGGTTCCCGCAGCGAATGCGGCGATGGTGGTTTTCATGGCGTCGTCTTTCGGTTTGGACTTCGAGGCGGACTCGGGATGAATGCGCCGGGGATGCGAGCCGATCAGACCAGGGCTCGCGATTGCACCGTTGCGCTGCGCATGCGCCACGATTTCCAGGCCAGGCGCAGCAGCCAGGACAGCATGCACAGCAGCGGCAGGACGACCGGCAGGAAGAGCCAGGCCGACTCGCGCAGATAGGCGGGAAAGACCTGCGGCTGGCCGAGGAAGAGCGAGCCGGAGGCGAAGAACAGCGCCGCGCACATCCGCCACAGGTGGCGCGCGATGCGCGCGGCGCCGGTATACCCCTTGCGCACGATCGCGCCGAGATCGTCGAGGCTGGCGACGGTGCCCAATACCAGGAACAGGTAGAACGACTGGACCGGCGCCCCGTCGACCGTGCCGGTCGGGCTCGCCTTGGCCAGTTGGACCAGCATCGCGCCCGCGATCGCGGTCGCCGCGGCGATGGCCAGGCCCAGCAGGTCGAGCGGACCGGTGCCGCGCCGGCGGCGCCTGAGGGTCAGCCAGCCGCTGACGACCAGGTACAGCGAGAACAGGCCGGCGACGAAGTTGGGCCGCTGGCCGTCGTCCAGGAAGGGCGCCACGCCGGCGCCGATCGCGAAGGCGACGCTCATCGAGGCGAAGAACACGCGGCCGCAGAGGCGATGCAGGCGGCCGCCCTTGGGCAGCAGCAGCACCAGCGTGCCGGCGGCGATGCCCACGGTACCGCCGGCGATATGCAGCCAGAGCAGGGCGTCGGCGGCCAGGTGCGCCAGGAACGGCGCATCCGGGCCGAATGCGAGGGTGGACATGAGGATCGGTCTTTCGTCGAACTGAGTGAACCGCCGGCCGCGCCTACTCGACCGCCTTGAGGATCTGCTCGATGGCCAGCAGCCGCGCCCGCACGTCGGCGAGATTCGCGTCGATGGACGCCACCACGGCCGCGGTCTCGCGCTGCGCCGCCAGGGCCTGTTCCGCCAGCTGGCGGTGGGCCTCGTCGTGGCCGAAGCGCAGCTTCGCCTGCTGGACCGCGGACAGGTAGCGCATGCCGAACACCAGCAGGACCGTCAGCAGCGGCAGGCAGATCGTTAACAGGTAAATGCTCACGTCCATGGGGACCTCTACGTGTCTGCGTTGGGAAGGGATTGCGCCGCCTCGGCGATGGCGGCCGGCGTCAGTTCGACGTCGAATTCGACGACTTCGAAGAAATTGAGCGCCTTGCCGTCCTGCGACAGCTCGAGCCGGCTGACGACCAGGCCGGCCTCTTCGAGCTTCTGCAGATGCAGGTGCAGCAGGGGCCGGCTGATGCCGATCTCGCGGGCGAGCTGGCTGACGTAGTTGCGCCCGCGCGATTTCAGCGCCGCGATGATCTTCAGCCGATGCGGATTGGCCAGCGCGGCCAGCATCGCGAGCAACTGATCGCCGGCCGGGTGCTGTTTCTTCTCTGTCATGTGTAAACAATATCTGACACGTGACATGAAATCAAGCGGGCCGAACGGATCGAAATCCCGGCCGGGCTGGCCGGGCGATATGAAAAAGGCGGGGCCATCGGCCCCGCCTTGCGTTCATGCACTGCCTGATTCGTTCTCGCCCCGCTCGTTCACGCATTACGCCCCGACGCGCCCCCGTTCGCATGCCGGAGCGCGATAGGCGGATGCCGCATCAGGCCGCCTCGCCATCCTCGCGGTTCAACCGCGCGACCAGCGCGCTGAAGGCGGCCCGGCCGCGGCCGTCGTCCGGCGCCCTGGCGACGACGGCCGGTTCGACCGGCGCCGCGGGCTGCGCCGCCGGCAGGGCCGCCGCCTTCGCCTTGCCCCGCATCTGTTCGACGAAGCCGCAGGGCGCCTTGTCCCTGGCATGCAGCACGATCAGCGCCTGGCGCGCCCGCGTCACCGCGACGTACCACAGGTTGCGCTCGGTGATCGCCAGCTCGCGCGAATCTTCGAACGGGTTGGCCAGGTCCGGCCCGACCGGCACCACGTCGGCCGAGGCATCGCCGACGATCACCAGGTCGCGCTCCATGCCCTTGATGCGCAGGAAGGTCGACAGCGTCAGGCTGCCCGAGCGCCGCGCCGCCTGCTCGCTCGACGAGACGGTGGCGTGGGCGGCGACGTACAGCGCGGCCAGCGCCTGCAGGCTGTCCGCCCGGCCGGCCACGAAGGCTTCGAGCGCCTCGAGCACGCTCAGCAGCTCGTGCTGTTGCGAAGGATCGAGGTTGTCGGCGACCAGCAGCTTGCGCAGCTCGAGCCGCTGCAGCAGCGCCTCGAGCTGCACCGCGCCGGCCTCGGCCGGCTTGCGCCCGCCCGCGGCCGTCGCCTGCTCGTCCAGCCAGGCCAGGACCCGCTCCAGCCGGCGGTCGACCTCCTCGCTCACCGGCGACAGCCGGGCGGCGCTGCGCAGCGTCAGCCGGCCGAATTCCAGGCCCAGGCCGGCGCAGGGCTGCTGCCGCACCAGCTCGTCGCGCGAGGCCTGCTGCGCCTCCTGCGGCCACAGCGGGAACAGCAGCGCGGCGGCGGCGCAGATCAGTTCGGCGCGCAGCTTGGGCGTGCAGCCGTCGAGCAGGCCGGCCGGCATGAACAGCAGGCCCATCAGCCCCATGATCAGCGGCTCGTGCGCCACCGAGCGGTGGCCGACCATGGTGTAGGGCTGGCCGCGCTCGACCAGCGCGAACTCGCTGGCCAGCGCCTCGGCGCGGCTGCGCCACAGCACGGCGACGGTCCAGCCGGGCTCGCTCTTGCGCGCATTGGCCAGCAGCGTGCAGAGGTCGGCCGGGCCGCCGCTCGGCCGTACCGAGAAACGGGTGCGGTGCGCCGCTTCCGAGCGGAAGAAGGTGGCGGCGTCGCCCTCGAAGGCCAGCGGCCGCAGCCGCCGCGCCAGCGCCTCGCCGAAGCGGTGGCTGGCCGACAGCGGCATGGCGGTCACGCCGGCGAGCAGCGCCGGCAGATCGTCGCTCAGCACCGTGCTGCTGGCGCCGGTATGGCTCAGCACGCACTGGTGGCGGTCGGCCACCAGCACGGTGCGGCCGCTGCTGCGGCGGGTCAGCAGCACCGCCTCGAGCAGCGCAGGGTTCAGGTCGTTCGCCTCGTCGACCAGCAGCGCGTCGAAACGCACCAGGGCGCGGCGAGAATCGGGCTCCAGGCTGCGGATGCGGATCAGCTCGTTGGGCACGTCGTGGAAGGTATGGAAACCCAGCCGCTCGCGGCAGCGCTCGAAGGCGATCAGGCAGGCCACCACCGCGACCGGCTGCTGCAGGCGTTCGGCCAGCCATTCGAGATCGGGCTGCTCGTCGGATTCCAGCAGGCCGGCCAGGTCCACCCGGCGCTCGCCCTTGATGCGGCCGATCGCCAGGTGCAGCGACTGCAGGTTGGCCGGGCTCGGGTGCGGCAGGTCGATCTCGTCGCCGAGCTGCTGGCGGGCCAGTTCGATCGACTCGCGCAGCACGTCCTGCAGCTCGCCGTCGCGGTCGGTCACCAGCCTGAGCCGCTCGGTCGCCGAGAAGCCGCCGCGGATGCAGTCCTGCAGCCGCGACAGGCAGACCGCGTGGATGGTGCGCGCCTGCGGCAGCGCGGTGCCGTGCGCGCGGCCGAGCGCGGACAGCAGGTCGTTCAGGTGGCCGGCCGCGGTGTTCGACACGGTGACCACGCCGATCCGCTCCGGCGCGATGCCCGACTGCACCAGCGCGAGCGCCAGGTGGGCCAGCAGCGTGGTCTTGCCGCTGCCGGCGATCGCATCGACCAGCACTGCGGCGTCGGGCCGCGCCAGCACGGCGTCGACGATCGCGCGCTTCTCGGCGGTGAGGCCGGACGGCTGCAGCACGGTCTCGCTCATGCCGCGCTCCCCGGCTCGGCCTCGATCACCCGCAGCGCCGGATATTGCGCCGGCAGCCAGGCCGGGCAACAGTCGGTGACGATGCTGTCGAAATCGGCCAGCGGCGCGACGAAATGCGGCGCGACCTGCTCGAACTTGGTCTCGTCGGCCAGCAGGATGCCGCGCGCGGCGCGGGCCAGCATGGCGGCCTTGAGCCGCGCGTCGGATTCCTCGGTCGAGCTGACGCCGAGCCGCGAATGCAGCGCGCAGGCGCCGATGAAGGCCAGGTCGGCGCGGTGGGCCTCGACCTGGGCCAGCGCGGCGGCGCCGGCCAGGTGGCGCTCGCCCGGCACCCAGCGGCCGCCGCAGACGATCAGCTCGACGCCGGCGCGCTCGCTCAGCGCCAGCGCCACGTCGAGCGAATTGGTGATCACCCTGAGCGGCGCGACGTCGAGCGCGCGCACCAGCTCGAGCGTGGTGCCGCCGGCGTCGACGAACAGCGTCTGGTGCGGCTCGACCAGCCGCGCGGCGGCGGCGCCGATGCTGGCCTTGGCGGCCCGCCGCACGCCGGCGCGCACCGGGTAGGTCATCTGGGTGATGGCGAGCGAGACCGCGCCGCCGTGGGTCTTCTGCAGGAAGCCCTGGTCGGCCAGCGCCTTGAGGTCGCGCCGCACCGTGTCTTCCGACACGGCCAGCGCGGCGGCGAGCAGGCCGACTTCGACCCGGCCGTCGCGGGTCAGGGCATCGAGGATGGATTGGCGGCGTTCGGAGGCAAACATGGCGGCAAGTATAGCGCGCGGCGATGGTTTGCGTTTTTGTGCAATATATTGCCGACTCATGCGGGAATTAATTGCAGACTTCGGCACGAAGGCGCACGATACCGTCAACGCAAGCGAGGGCCGGCAAGGAGGCAGACGATGCGCATCGAGCATGTGGCGATCTGGGTGGACGACCTGGAAGGCATGAAGCAGTTCTACACGCGCGCCTTCGAGGGCACGGCCAGCGAGCGCTACGACAATCCGGCGCGCGGCTTCTCGTCCTACTTCGTCTATTACGACGGCAGCGCGCGGCTGGAGCTGATGCGGATGCCCGGCATCGCGGCCGACGAGACGCGACGGCAGCTGCGCGGGCTGAGCCACCTGGCCTTCGCCGCCGGCTCGGCGCGCGCGGTGGAGGAGCTGACCGAGCGGCTGGTGGGCGGCGGCGCGCCGCTGCTGTCGGCGCCGCGGTTGACCGGCGACGGTTATTACGAGAGCGTGGTGCTCGATCCCGAGGGCAACCGGATCGAGATCACCATCTAGGCGCCCTTCCCTCTTCCACCCCACGCAGGAACACGTCCATGCAGGACACCGCAACCCTGGTCGGCATGATCGCCGGCCTGTGCACCACCGCCGCCTTCGTCCCGCAGGTGGTCCGCATCGTGAAGACGCGCCATACCGCCGACCTGTCGCTGGCGATGTACGCGATCTTCGTCGCCGGCACGCTGCTGTGGCTGGCCTATGGCTTGATGATCGGCTCGCTGCCGGTGGTGATCTACAACCTGCTGACCAGTTTGCTGGCCGGTGCGGTACTGGTGATGAAATTACGCTTCGGGTGATCGCTGGCACGGCGGGCAATCTGATTGATTCACCGCGGAGGACGCAGAGGACGCGGAGGAAAGGCAAGAACCGAAAGTTGCGCATTCGGTCAGCCGTTCCTCTCGCCTTTACCTCGGCGTCCTCTGCGTCCTCCGCGGTGAGACCTGATCTTTAAGCCGGCCGCAGCAACCGCTCGATCGCCGCTTCGTCGAGCCCCGCCTCGCGCAGGATCGCCGCGCCATCCGCCCCCAATCCGCCGCCGGCCTGCGCATAGACCGGCTCGGCACGCGAGAAGCGGATCGGCAGCGCCGGCTGGCCCAGCACGGCATCGCCGGCCGGCACGTCGACCTTCCAGCCGCGCGCCGCGGCCAGCTCGCTCGCGGCGGCTTCGGCCGGCGTCAGCACCGGCTCGACGCAGGCGTCGACCGCGGCGAACACCGTGCGCCAGTGGGCGAAATCCTCCTCCAGCAAGCGCGCCGCCAGGATCGCCTTGGCTTGCTCCGGCTCGCGGCCGAAGCGGCCGGCCAGTTCGGGCAGGCCGATCGCCGCGCACAGCGTCGCCAGGAAGGGCGGCTCCAGGCTGCCGACCGCCAGCCAGCGGCCATCGCGCGTACGGTAGTGGTCGTAGTGGCTGCCGCCGTTGAGCAGGTGGCCTTCGGGCGCCGTGTCCTCGCCCGCCAGCGCGGCGCAGCCGGCCAGCGCGTTGAAGTGGAAGGCGCAGTCGGCCAGCGCGATGTCGAGCTGCTGGCCCTGCCCGTCGCGGTCGCGCTGGCGCAGCGCGGCAAGGATGCCGATCACCGCGTGCAGCGAGCCGGCCAGGTCGGCCGGCTGGAAGCCCAGCGGCGGCGGCCCGCCATCGGCGCGGCCCGAGGCGGCGGCCAGGCCGCTGAGCGCCTGGTAGCCGTTGTCGTGGCCGGCGCGGTCGCGCAAGGGGCCATCCTGGCCGTAGCCGCTGATCGAGCAATAGACCAGCCGCGGATTGCGCGCCGCCAGCGCGGCATAGCCGAGGCCCAGCCGCG is a genomic window of Chitinimonas koreensis containing:
- the uvrA gene encoding excinuclease ABC subunit UvrA — protein: MSYRPADPNNLIRIRGARTHNLKNVNLDLPRHQLIVITGLSGSGKSSLAFDTLYAEGQRRYVESLSAYARQFLQLMEKPDVDLIEGLSPAISIEQKATSHNPRSTVGTVTEIHDYLRLLYARVGTPYCPDHNQPLESQTVSQMVDHVLALPEETKLMVLAPVIIGKKGENLDLFDELRAQGFVRVRVDGEVHELDAVPKLDKNKKHTIEVVVDRLKVREDLKQRLAESFETALRHADGRAIAVEMDGGKEHWFSAKFACPVCSYSLPELEPRLFSFNNPMGACPKCDGLGAIQFFDPKRVVAFPHLSLAAGAIKGWDKRNQFYFQMLASLADHYGFSVDAPWDELGAKVQQVVLQGSGKEEIRFTYLNERGTKFERSHSFEGIIPNLERRYRETDSVTVREELSKYLNNQPCPTCHGARLRLEARHVRIGERNIHEISQFALRDSSRFFSELTLAGNKAQIAEKIVKEIGDRLGFLVNVGLDYLSLDRSADTLSGGEAQRIRLASQIGSGLTGVMYVLDEPSIGLHQRDNDRLLGTLMRLRDLGNSVIVVEHDEDAIRAADVLVDMGPGAGEHGGEILGVGTPDEIAANPDSITGQFLSGVRSIAVPAQRRQPQPDRWLTLKGARGNNLKGVNLALPLGMLVCVTGVSGSGKSTLINDTLYTAAARAINGSSEEPAAHDEIVGLDQFDKVINVDQSPIGRTPRSNPATYTGLFTPIRDLYAGVPASRERGYGPGRFSFNVKGGRCEACQGDGVIKVEMHFLPDVYVPCDVCHGKRYNRETLEVQYKGKNITEVLEMTVEQAREFFDAVPTIARKLQTLMDVGLSYIRLGQSATTLSGGEAQRVKLALELSKRDTGRTLYILDEPTTGLHFHDIDLLLTVLQRLTEHGNTVVVIEHNLDVIKTADWLIDLGPEGGAGGGQIIASGTPEDVAANPASHTGHYLKKLLG
- a CDS encoding MFS transporter — protein: MSPLELRASAGLAGLYALRMLGMFLLLPVFALYARHLPGGDDHTLVGLAFGIYGLTQACLQLPLGMLSDRIGRKPVIYAGLALLALGSVIAATAHDLVWIAIGRAIQGAGAISAAITALLADLTREENRTKAMAMIGGSIGATFAVSLVLAPSLAQWIGLSGIFWLIAGLSLAAIVGVWQIIPDPSQSRFHSDAEANPKRLGDVLRDGQLLRLNYGVFALHAAQMALFVTLPLVLEQAAGLSAAEHWKVYLPVMAAGFVLMVPAVIVGETRNKLKQVFLGAVLLMLAAQLGMAARLDTLPVILGWLALYFIAFNVLEATQPSLISKIAPADAKGTAMGVYNTTQALGFAVGSAVGGWLYHRAGTLPVHLFCAALIGVWALVTLGLKPPMPVRTMMYHIDDALLSGNTELGGDAEPGGKAAGPGDATELARRLGSLAGVREAVVIAEEGVAYLKVLREGWDEAGARRLLGLPQTAPDA
- a CDS encoding single-stranded DNA-binding protein gives rise to the protein MASLNKVLLIGNLGRDPEMRYMPDGAAICNFSIATTETWKDKNSGQKQEKTEWHNIVMYRRLAEIAGQYLKKGSSVYIEGRLQTRKWQDKNTGQDRYTTEILADEMKMLGGRAGSGMGGGNADYDQSPPSYGGGNDSPAPAPRGGGMGGGMGGGNQGGGQSRPAPQKPQSFDDFEDDIPF
- a CDS encoding ArsR/SmtB family transcription factor yields the protein MTEKKQHPAGDQLLAMLAALANPHRLKIIAALKSRGRNYVSQLAREIGISRPLLHLHLQKLEEAGLVVSRLELSQDGKALNFFEVVEFDVELTPAAIAEAAQSLPNADT
- a CDS encoding UvrD-helicase domain-containing protein gives rise to the protein MSETVLQPSGLTAEKRAIVDAVLARPDAAVLVDAIAGSGKTTLLAHLALALVQSGIAPERIGVVTVSNTAAGHLNDLLSALGRAHGTALPQARTIHAVCLSRLQDCIRGGFSATERLRLVTDRDGELQDVLRESIELARQQLGDEIDLPHPSPANLQSLHLAIGRIKGERRVDLAGLLESDEQPDLEWLAERLQQPVAVVACLIAFERCRERLGFHTFHDVPNELIRIRSLEPDSRRALVRFDALLVDEANDLNPALLEAVLLTRRSSGRTVLVADRHQCVLSHTGASSTVLSDDLPALLAGVTAMPLSASHRFGEALARRLRPLAFEGDAATFFRSEAAHRTRFSVRPSGGPADLCTLLANARKSEPGWTVAVLWRSRAEALASEFALVERGQPYTMVGHRSVAHEPLIMGLMGLLFMPAGLLDGCTPKLRAELICAAAALLFPLWPQEAQQASRDELVRQQPCAGLGLEFGRLTLRSAARLSPVSEEVDRRLERVLAWLDEQATAAGGRKPAEAGAVQLEALLQRLELRKLLVADNLDPSQQHELLSVLEALEAFVAGRADSLQALAALYVAAHATVSSSEQAARRSGSLTLSTFLRIKGMERDLVIVGDASADVVPVGPDLANPFEDSRELAITERNLWYVAVTRARQALIVLHARDKAPCGFVEQMRGKAKAAALPAAQPAAPVEPAVVARAPDDGRGRAAFSALVARLNREDGEAA
- a CDS encoding DeoR/GlpR family DNA-binding transcription regulator produces the protein MFASERRQSILDALTRDGRVEVGLLAAALAVSEDTVRRDLKALADQGFLQKTHGGAVSLAITQMTYPVRAGVRRAAKASIGAAAARLVEPHQTLFVDAGGTTLELVRALDVAPLRVITNSLDVALALSERAGVELIVCGGRWVPGERHLAGAAALAQVEAHRADLAFIGACALHSRLGVSSTEESDARLKAAMLARAARGILLADETKFEQVAPHFVAPLADFDSIVTDCCPAWLPAQYPALRVIEAEPGSAA
- a CDS encoding VOC family protein, which gives rise to MRIEHVAIWVDDLEGMKQFYTRAFEGTASERYDNPARGFSSYFVYYDGSARLELMRMPGIAADETRRQLRGLSHLAFAAGSARAVEELTERLVGGGAPLLSAPRLTGDGYYESVVLDPEGNRIEITI
- a CDS encoding SemiSWEET family sugar transporter yields the protein MQDTATLVGMIAGLCTTAAFVPQVVRIVKTRHTADLSLAMYAIFVAGTLLWLAYGLMIGSLPVVIYNLLTSLLAGAVLVMKLRFG
- a CDS encoding CaiB/BaiF CoA transferase family protein — encoded protein: MPAPLDGLTVLDFSPLLPGPFATRVLADLGARVIRIESPSRPDLVRHTPPFVGGVSAAHAYLNRNKRNLALDLKAPGAVEAVLALVDGADVLVEQFRPGVMARLGLGYAALAARNPRLVYCSISGYGQDGPLRDRAGHDNGYQALSGLAAASGRADGGPPPLGFQPADLAGSLHAVIGILAALRQRDRDGQGQQLDIALADCAFHFNALAGCAALAGEDTAPEGHLLNGGSHYDHYRTRDGRWLAVGSLEPPFLATLCAAIGLPELAGRFGREPEQAKAILAARLLEEDFAHWRTVFAAVDACVEPVLTPAEAAASELAAARGWKVDVPAGDAVLGQPALPIRFSRAEPVYAQAGGGLGADGAAILREAGLDEAAIERLLRPA